One genomic region from Spirulina subsalsa PCC 9445 encodes:
- a CDS encoding divergent PAP2 family protein: MQDFGEILGNHVLIAAIAACLIAQCLKAIIGLIRDGTVNYRTLFSTGGMPSAHSALVAALATGVGQNQGWASTDFAIACLFAVIVMYDAAGVRQAVGKQARILNQIIDEMLQEDQEVSEERLKELLGHTPVQVLAGLTLGICIAVVVESFF, translated from the coding sequence ATGCAGGACTTTGGCGAAATTTTGGGAAATCATGTTTTAATCGCGGCGATCGCAGCCTGTTTAATCGCCCAGTGCCTCAAGGCAATTATTGGCTTGATTCGGGATGGCACCGTCAACTATCGGACGTTGTTTAGTACCGGGGGAATGCCCAGCGCCCATTCAGCGTTAGTGGCGGCCTTGGCGACAGGGGTAGGGCAAAACCAAGGCTGGGCAAGTACCGACTTCGCCATTGCCTGTCTATTTGCGGTGATTGTCATGTATGATGCCGCCGGAGTCCGCCAAGCCGTGGGCAAACAAGCGCGGATTCTCAATCAAATTATTGACGAGATGTTACAAGAAGATCAGGAAGTGAGCGAGGAACGGTTAAAAGAACTGTTAGGGCACACCCCGGTTCAGGTCTTGGCAGGACTCACGTTAGGGATTTGTATTGCTGTGGTGGTAGAGAGTTTCTTCTAG
- a CDS encoding FAD-binding domain-containing protein — protein MSKTILCWHRRDLRLTDHLGLNHAQTYSQTHGCKLISLFCFDPNILQRDDIAPARVAYLIGCLADLQQQYQTLGSDLHFFAAQPQELLPKLAQTLNSEAVFWTEDIEPYARQRDEQIKTQLEQLGIKVFTHWDQLLHPPGDIQTKTGEPYKVYTPFWKNWLKQPKLDPVGLIQPLTPLTDSEQQILQDLGAVSLPTAEALGYSWDNGFLLNPGKAAAEERLEQFCDQALVFYDEQRNFPALDGTSLLSPALKFGVLGIRQIWQKTAELYSTARSDEARDNIQTWQQELAWREFYQHALYFFPELAEGPYREAFQDFPWDNNEDHFQAWCEGKTGYPIVDAAMRQLNETGWMHNRCRMIVASFLTKDLIIDWRWGEKYFMQTLVDGDLASNNGGWQWSASSGMDPKPLRIFNPASQAQKFDPDGEYIRQWVRELSSVESEYLVTGKIPKAEREACGYPAPIVDHKRQQAEFKNRYKLMRLS, from the coding sequence ATGAGCAAAACGATTTTATGCTGGCATCGGCGCGATTTACGTTTAACCGATCATTTAGGACTGAATCACGCCCAAACATATAGCCAAACTCACGGATGCAAACTTATCAGCTTATTCTGCTTTGACCCCAACATTTTACAACGAGATGATATTGCTCCCGCCCGTGTAGCCTATCTCATCGGTTGTTTAGCAGACCTACAACAACAGTATCAAACTCTAGGCAGTGACTTACACTTTTTCGCCGCACAACCTCAAGAACTTTTACCCAAACTTGCTCAAACCTTAAACAGTGAAGCGGTTTTTTGGACAGAAGACATAGAACCCTATGCCAGACAACGAGATGAGCAAATTAAAACCCAATTAGAGCAACTGGGGATTAAAGTTTTTACCCATTGGGATCAACTTTTACACCCGCCCGGTGACATTCAAACCAAAACCGGAGAACCCTATAAAGTCTATACCCCCTTTTGGAAAAACTGGCTGAAACAGCCCAAACTAGACCCCGTTGGTCTGATTCAACCTTTAACCCCTTTAACCGACTCAGAACAGCAAATTCTCCAAGACTTGGGCGCGGTTTCTCTCCCCACTGCCGAGGCTTTAGGCTATTCTTGGGACAATGGATTTTTACTCAATCCCGGCAAGGCAGCGGCCGAAGAAAGACTAGAACAATTTTGTGATCAGGCACTGGTTTTTTATGACGAACAACGAAATTTTCCCGCCCTGGATGGCACATCTTTATTAAGTCCAGCCTTAAAGTTTGGGGTGCTAGGGATTCGTCAAATTTGGCAAAAAACCGCAGAACTTTATAGCACAGCGCGCAGTGATGAAGCGCGGGATAATATCCAAACTTGGCAACAAGAACTAGCTTGGCGGGAATTTTATCAACACGCTCTATATTTTTTCCCAGAATTGGCAGAGGGGCCTTATCGAGAGGCCTTTCAAGATTTCCCTTGGGATAATAATGAAGACCATTTTCAAGCGTGGTGTGAGGGCAAAACGGGCTATCCCATTGTAGATGCTGCCATGCGTCAATTAAATGAAACGGGATGGATGCACAATCGTTGTCGGATGATTGTGGCCAGTTTTTTAACCAAGGATTTAATCATTGATTGGCGTTGGGGTGAAAAATACTTTATGCAAACCCTTGTTGATGGGGATTTAGCGTCGAATAATGGGGGGTGGCAGTGGAGCGCCTCTAGTGGCATGGATCCGAAACCATTACGCATTTTTAACCCCGCCAGTCAAGCCCAAAAATTCGACCCAGACGGAGAATATATTCGTCAATGGGTGAGAGAATTAAGTTCAGTGGAGAGTGAATATTTAGTGACGGGAAAAATACCCAAAGCAGAGCGCGAAGCTTGTGGTTATCCTGCGCCCATTGTAGATCATAAACGACAACAGGCGGAGTTTAAGAACCGATATAAACTTATGCGTCTGTCTTAG
- the malQ gene encoding 4-alpha-glucanotransferase — translation MPFERASGILLHPTSLPSSFGIGDLGKSAYEFVDFLVKSGQKLWQILPLGPTGYEHSPYTMNFSAFGGNPLLISLEQLASEGLLNAADLEPLTGDDIEADRVNYDRVIAHKTQYLEQAYGGFKDEFNTTSDPLFEQFCQEQAWWLEDYVLFMAIHEQQPDKMWQEWETGLARRDPGRLKEKAGELADRILYHKFVQYKFFEQWTKLRKYANEKGIQIIGDVSIYVCENSAEVWSHPEIFKLDEQTLEPLYRAGVPPDYFSATGQLWGNPVYDWDKLQETGFAWWIERFRATLQYVDLVRIDHFRGFEAYWQVPGRETNAIKGEWIPCPGGEFFETLGQQLGSLPVLAEDLGIITPQVEELRDRFDFPGMKILLFAFGEGADHPYLPHNFPRNCLVYTGTHDNDTTLGWWGQAGETERQNVAKYLGYDSPEAIVEVHWGLIRLALSSVANQAIIPLQDLLGLDNRGRMNDPSVNAENWRWRYESSAQLSDDLAERLRMLTELYNR, via the coding sequence ATGCCTTTTGAACGTGCGAGTGGGATTCTCTTACACCCAACCTCCCTACCTAGTAGTTTTGGGATTGGGGATTTAGGAAAGTCTGCCTATGAGTTTGTGGATTTTTTGGTTAAAAGTGGACAAAAACTCTGGCAGATTTTACCCCTAGGGCCGACGGGTTATGAACATTCTCCCTATACCATGAATTTTAGTGCTTTTGGGGGCAATCCTTTATTAATTAGCTTGGAACAGTTGGCCTCGGAAGGACTGCTTAATGCGGCAGATTTAGAACCCTTGACGGGAGATGATATTGAAGCGGATCGGGTGAATTATGACCGGGTGATTGCCCATAAAACCCAGTATCTGGAACAGGCTTATGGGGGGTTTAAAGATGAATTTAATACAACTTCTGACCCTCTTTTTGAACAGTTTTGTCAAGAACAAGCTTGGTGGCTAGAGGATTATGTGTTGTTTATGGCAATTCATGAACAACAACCTGATAAAATGTGGCAGGAGTGGGAAACGGGTTTAGCTCGACGAGATCCGGGGCGGTTAAAGGAAAAGGCGGGGGAATTAGCGGATCGGATTTTGTACCATAAATTTGTTCAGTATAAGTTCTTTGAACAGTGGACAAAGTTAAGAAAATATGCTAATGAAAAGGGGATTCAAATTATAGGCGATGTGTCTATTTATGTCTGTGAAAATAGTGCGGAGGTGTGGTCCCACCCGGAGATTTTTAAGTTGGATGAGCAGACGTTAGAACCGTTATATCGGGCGGGGGTGCCGCCGGATTATTTCAGCGCGACGGGGCAGTTGTGGGGGAATCCGGTTTACGATTGGGATAAGTTACAGGAGACGGGTTTTGCTTGGTGGATTGAACGGTTTCGGGCAACGTTGCAGTATGTGGATTTAGTGCGGATTGATCATTTTCGCGGTTTTGAGGCCTATTGGCAGGTGCCGGGGAGGGAAACCAATGCCATTAAGGGGGAGTGGATTCCTTGTCCGGGGGGGGAGTTTTTTGAGACGCTGGGGCAACAGTTGGGAAGTTTGCCTGTGTTGGCGGAGGATTTGGGGATTATTACTCCACAGGTGGAGGAGTTGCGCGATCGCTTTGATTTCCCCGGTATGAAAATTTTGCTCTTTGCGTTTGGGGAAGGGGCGGATCATCCCTATTTACCCCACAATTTCCCCCGGAACTGTCTGGTCTATACGGGAACCCACGATAATGATACAACTTTGGGGTGGTGGGGGCAGGCCGGGGAGACGGAACGGCAAAATGTGGCGAAATATTTAGGCTATGATAGCCCAGAGGCGATTGTCGAGGTGCATTGGGGCCTCATTCGTTTGGCATTAAGTTCTGTGGCGAATCAGGCGATTATTCCCCTACAGGATCTCTTAGGGTTAGATAATCGGGGGCGGATGAATGATCCTAGTGTAAATGCAGAGAATTGGCGCTGGCGTTATGAAAGTTCGGCTCAATTGAGTGATGATCTGGCCGAGCGACTGCGGATGTTGACCGAGTTGTATAATCGGTGA
- the crtE gene encoding geranylgeranyl diphosphate synthase CrtE, producing the protein MVTTDGKIATSENSAFDLVGYLAEQKVRVEEALDQLLPITEPPTIYKAMRYSLLAGGKRLRPTLCLATCTLLGGTAEMAMPTACAMEVIHTMSLIHDDLPAMDNDDYRRGQLTNHKVFGEDMAILAGDALLAYAFELIASQTEGVPPERVLKAIAHLAHAAGAGGLVGGQVVDLESEGKADITVDTLTFIHTHKTGALLEACVICGALIAGAGEEDLQRLSRYAKNIGLAFQIVDDILDITSTQEELGKTAGKDLAAQKVTYPSLWGIEESRVQAQRLIDEAIAALANYDTKADPLRALARFIVERKN; encoded by the coding sequence ATGGTAACGACGGACGGAAAAATCGCCACTTCTGAAAACAGCGCGTTTGATTTAGTAGGGTATCTGGCAGAGCAGAAAGTCAGGGTAGAAGAAGCATTGGACCAGTTGCTACCCATTACAGAACCGCCTACGATTTATAAGGCAATGCGTTACTCGCTGTTAGCAGGGGGGAAACGACTACGGCCGACTCTGTGTTTGGCGACTTGCACCCTGTTGGGGGGAACGGCGGAGATGGCAATGCCAACGGCCTGCGCTATGGAAGTGATTCATACCATGTCTTTGATTCATGATGACTTGCCCGCGATGGATAATGACGACTATCGCCGGGGACAACTGACGAATCATAAGGTTTTTGGGGAGGATATGGCGATTTTGGCGGGGGATGCCCTGTTGGCCTATGCTTTTGAGTTAATCGCTAGCCAAACGGAAGGGGTGCCGCCGGAACGGGTGTTAAAGGCGATCGCGCATTTAGCCCATGCGGCTGGGGCTGGGGGCTTAGTGGGCGGTCAGGTGGTGGATTTGGAGTCGGAAGGGAAGGCCGATATTACGGTGGATACCTTGACGTTTATCCATACTCACAAAACCGGGGCGTTGCTGGAAGCCTGTGTGATCTGTGGGGCGCTGATTGCGGGGGCCGGGGAGGAGGATTTACAACGCCTCTCCCGCTATGCGAAAAATATTGGGTTAGCGTTCCAGATTGTAGATGATATTCTCGATATTACCTCGACCCAAGAGGAGTTAGGCAAGACGGCCGGAAAGGATTTGGCGGCTCAAAAAGTGACTTATCCCAGTTTGTGGGGGATTGAGGAGTCACGGGTACAGGCACAACGGTTAATTGATGAGGCGATCGCGGCTTTAGCGAATTATGACACCAAAGCTGACCCACTGCGGGCTTTAGCTCGGTTCATTGTGGAGCGCAAAAACTAA
- a CDS encoding transaldolase family protein, giving the protein MVLYLDSAQVEEAEQVIQWGWVKGITTNPTLLAKSPLSPITTLEKLTAICPGELYYQLTAVEVEGMMQEAAQAREVVGEKLVLKIPATPLGFTVAARLSGEVACSITGIYSAAQAVVAAETGAKYAIAYVNRASRLLGDGIALVYEMAQVLQHTPTQILAASLKSSAEAAGAIQAGAHHLTLPLPMLQALTYHEYSEQTVEEFRANGRGIVE; this is encoded by the coding sequence ATGGTACTTTATCTAGATTCTGCACAGGTTGAAGAAGCCGAACAAGTGATTCAGTGGGGGTGGGTGAAGGGGATTACGACGAATCCCACGCTGTTGGCGAAAAGTCCGCTCTCCCCTATCACCACCCTGGAGAAGTTGACGGCAATTTGTCCGGGGGAGTTATATTATCAACTCACGGCGGTAGAGGTTGAGGGAATGATGCAAGAAGCGGCTCAAGCGCGGGAGGTGGTGGGGGAAAAGTTGGTGTTGAAGATTCCGGCTACTCCCTTGGGGTTTACCGTTGCGGCGCGTCTTTCGGGGGAGGTTGCCTGTTCTATTACGGGGATTTATAGTGCAGCACAGGCGGTTGTTGCGGCAGAAACGGGGGCAAAATATGCGATCGCCTACGTCAATCGGGCGAGTCGTCTACTGGGGGATGGCATCGCCTTAGTCTACGAAATGGCTCAGGTGTTACAGCATACCCCCACCCAAATTTTAGCCGCCAGTTTAAAATCGTCCGCCGAAGCGGCGGGCGCTATCCAAGCGGGGGCGCATCATCTCACCTTACCCCTGCCCATGTTACAGGCGCTGACTTATCACGAATATTCAGAACAAACAGTCGAAGAATTTCGCGCCAATGGCCGGGGAATTGTGGAATAG
- the csaB gene encoding polysaccharide pyruvyl transferase CsaB produces MVSPPTLYGLAEEIGELMGDRTATHSKAVLCGYYGKGNGGDEALLATLLQMLPPTVQPIVLSGNPRDTFERYQVETCDRTSAFRILEALQQSDYFIWGGGSLMQDVTSLVSPIYYGGLMALAQQRGLKTIAWAQGIGPLGRPFTQWLTRQVLEGCHAVSVRDAASAQLLSQWGMNAALAPDPVWALEDTSPPYSPPSDSPIIAVNLRPHPTLTQKRLKHLTQALARLQAATESLILFVPFQKSQDLPLAEAIAPQLPGKHQILTLEDPRQLKGLFKQVQFTIGMRLHSLIMAAAQASPCFALSYDPKVTQLMHSLNLPGWELSQLPDDANTLYETWLTHYHAKTPLNPNKIQALCDAARLHQQLLWQVID; encoded by the coding sequence ATGGTATCCCCCCCTACATTATACGGGTTAGCTGAAGAGATTGGGGAACTTATGGGCGATCGCACCGCAACACATTCTAAGGCCGTCCTCTGCGGCTATTATGGCAAAGGCAACGGGGGCGATGAAGCCCTCTTAGCCACTCTTTTACAAATGTTACCCCCCACAGTGCAGCCCATTGTCCTGTCGGGCAATCCCCGAGATACTTTTGAACGGTATCAGGTGGAAACTTGCGATCGCACCTCTGCCTTTAGAATTTTAGAAGCCCTACAACAATCCGATTACTTCATCTGGGGGGGAGGGAGTTTAATGCAGGATGTCACCAGTTTAGTCAGCCCCATTTATTATGGCGGATTAATGGCGCTCGCCCAGCAACGAGGCTTAAAAACCATCGCCTGGGCCCAGGGAATTGGCCCCCTCGGGCGCCCCTTTACCCAGTGGCTAACTCGCCAAGTTTTAGAAGGCTGTCATGCCGTCAGCGTGCGGGATGCTGCCTCCGCCCAACTCCTCAGCCAGTGGGGGATGAATGCCGCCCTTGCCCCGGATCCCGTTTGGGCGTTAGAAGACACTTCCCCCCCCTACTCTCCCCCCTCCGATTCCCCCATCATTGCCGTTAATTTACGCCCTCACCCCACCTTGACCCAAAAACGTCTAAAACATCTCACCCAAGCCCTAGCGCGCCTGCAAGCCGCCACAGAGAGCCTAATTCTATTCGTTCCCTTCCAGAAAAGCCAAGACTTACCCTTAGCCGAGGCGATCGCACCTCAACTCCCCGGCAAGCATCAAATCCTCACCCTAGAAGATCCCCGCCAACTCAAAGGACTCTTTAAACAGGTACAATTCACCATCGGAATGCGCCTCCACAGCCTGATCATGGCCGCCGCCCAAGCCTCCCCCTGTTTCGCCCTCAGCTACGATCCTAAAGTCACCCAACTCATGCACAGCCTCAATCTTCCGGGCTGGGAATTAAGCCAACTCCCCGATGATGCCAACACCCTCTATGAAACATGGCTCACCCATTATCACGCCAAAACCCCCCTAAATCCTAATAAAATTCAAGCCCTTTGTGATGCCGCCCGTCTTCATCAACAATTACTCTGGCAAGTGATTGATTAA
- a CDS encoding response regulator, whose translation MSNKTLLVIDDEERILEVVKACLEDLGGWNTITVQSSQEGLQRLDKDSFDAILLDISMPDLDGFQFFDQLQQNNSRSQTPVILLTAKALPEDREKFAQMGIAGVITKPFNPLTLCDRVADFLGWDVPV comes from the coding sequence ATGAGCAATAAAACCCTATTAGTGATTGATGATGAAGAACGTATTCTTGAAGTCGTAAAAGCCTGTTTAGAAGACTTAGGAGGCTGGAATACGATCACCGTTCAATCGAGTCAAGAAGGATTGCAACGACTAGATAAAGATTCCTTTGATGCCATTCTCCTTGATATTTCTATGCCAGATTTAGATGGCTTTCAGTTTTTTGATCAATTGCAACAAAACAACAGTCGCAGCCAAACTCCTGTTATTCTGTTGACGGCTAAAGCATTACCCGAGGATCGGGAGAAGTTCGCACAGATGGGAATTGCTGGGGTGATTACTAAACCATTTAATCCCTTGACGTTGTGCGATCGCGTCGCCGACTTTTTAGGCTGGGATGTTCCGGTGTGA
- a CDS encoding Dps family protein, producing MEAPVNIGISEGDRKSIVEGLSRLLADTYSLYLKTHNFHWNVTGPMFQSLHTLFETQYTELALAVDAIAERIRTLGYPAPGSYSEYAELSSIAETRGVPEATDMIRLLVEANEAVVRTARAVFPNAEKANDESTVDLLVERMSIHEKAAWMLRSML from the coding sequence ATGGAAGCCCCAGTAAATATCGGTATCTCAGAAGGTGATCGCAAAAGTATTGTAGAAGGGTTATCCCGGTTATTGGCTGACACCTATAGCTTGTACCTGAAAACCCATAACTTCCACTGGAACGTTACCGGACCGATGTTTCAATCCCTGCATACCTTGTTTGAGACACAATACACCGAACTGGCGCTAGCTGTAGATGCGATCGCCGAACGGATTCGCACCTTGGGTTATCCTGCACCCGGGAGCTATAGTGAATATGCCGAACTGAGTTCCATCGCCGAAACACGCGGCGTTCCCGAAGCCACCGACATGATTCGCCTCCTCGTAGAAGCCAACGAAGCCGTCGTGCGCACCGCGAGAGCCGTTTTCCCCAACGCAGAAAAGGCCAATGATGAATCAACCGTTGATTTATTAGTGGAACGGATGAGCATTCACGAAAAAGCCGCCTGGATGCTTCGTAGTATGCTTTAA
- a CDS encoding diguanylate cyclase domain-containing protein, translated as MNSPAFNILLIEDSRTDALILKQSLSKIAPNEFLINHVFSLKSSFLLLQQYDFDAIILDLFLPQNQELEALKKIQKTFPNIPVVVLTGIKDDQLALQALREGAQDYFVKGEYLGEGLVRGIRYAIERAQILETVRQQRRREQLLVEIARRIHASLELSVILETTVIEIRHFLGADQAAVYKFSAPDQSHFIAESVVNKAPSLLNQSLNNRYFFELLFLPIEADSKVALHDVRQVGLAPEDLKDFEKHQIRAIVLVPIVLEQELWGLLCIHQCFRARQWQEWEIDLLKQVTIQLAIAIHQAQLYQKLERFNEQLQRLVAIDGLTQIANRRQFDHYLQQQWKRCRWEQSAMSLILCDVDYFKLYNDCYGHQQGDDCLCRVAKVLEGAVKRPSDLVARYGGEEFVIILPNTNLQGALRVAHGIQQAVRNLEIPHLLSSVSRWVTMSLGVATLYPCGNAIPEQLIQSADEAMYQAKELGRNCIVVAQSCPVQNP; from the coding sequence ATGAATTCTCCTGCTTTTAATATTTTACTCATTGAAGATAGTAGAACTGATGCTCTTATCTTAAAGCAATCTTTAAGTAAAATAGCACCTAATGAGTTTTTGATCAACCATGTTTTTAGCCTAAAATCATCTTTTCTTCTCCTACAACAATATGATTTTGATGCCATTATTCTTGATTTATTTTTACCCCAAAACCAAGAACTAGAAGCCCTCAAAAAAATTCAAAAAACTTTTCCAAATATTCCAGTTGTCGTTTTAACCGGGATTAAAGATGATCAGTTAGCTTTACAAGCTCTACGGGAAGGCGCGCAGGATTATTTTGTCAAGGGAGAATATTTGGGGGAAGGCTTAGTGCGGGGAATTCGTTATGCTATTGAACGAGCGCAAATTTTAGAGACTGTGCGCCAACAGAGACGACGAGAACAACTGCTCGTTGAAATTGCCAGACGGATTCATGCTTCCTTAGAACTGTCGGTTATCTTAGAAACAACAGTGATAGAAATTCGCCATTTTTTAGGAGCAGATCAAGCCGCAGTTTATAAATTCTCTGCTCCCGATCAGTCTCATTTTATTGCTGAATCTGTTGTGAATAAAGCTCCTTCTTTACTCAATCAATCCCTGAACAACCGTTATTTTTTTGAACTTTTGTTTTTGCCCATTGAAGCCGATAGTAAAGTAGCATTGCATGATGTGAGACAGGTGGGATTAGCCCCAGAGGATCTGAAGGATTTTGAAAAGCATCAAATTCGGGCAATAGTCCTAGTTCCCATTGTCTTAGAACAGGAGTTATGGGGCTTACTTTGTATTCATCAATGTTTTCGGGCGCGTCAGTGGCAAGAATGGGAGATTGATTTATTAAAGCAGGTGACAATTCAATTAGCCATTGCCATTCATCAAGCCCAACTCTATCAAAAACTGGAACGGTTTAATGAACAACTTCAGCGTTTAGTGGCTATTGATGGCTTAACCCAAATTGCTAATCGTCGTCAATTTGATCACTATTTACAACAACAATGGAAGCGTTGTAGATGGGAACAGTCGGCGATGTCTTTGATTCTCTGCGATGTTGATTATTTTAAGCTTTACAATGATTGTTATGGGCATCAACAGGGGGATGATTGTTTATGTCGTGTGGCTAAAGTTCTAGAAGGGGCGGTCAAGCGTCCTAGTGATTTAGTTGCACGCTATGGGGGGGAAGAATTTGTGATTATTTTACCGAATACTAATTTACAGGGAGCCTTACGAGTGGCACATGGGATTCAGCAAGCGGTGCGCAATTTGGAAATTCCCCATTTGTTGTCTTCGGTGAGTCGTTGGGTCACGATGAGTTTAGGGGTAGCCACTTTATATCCTTGTGGTAATGCTATCCCTGAACAGTTGATTCAAAGTGCAGATGAGGCGATGTATCAGGCGAAGGAGTTAGGCCGCAATTGTATTGTTGTGGCTCAATCTTGTCCTGTTCAAAATCCTTAA
- a CDS encoding HpsJ family protein, whose product MSQSDLSPSTPPNSDPSSDPPSPKSANLAPPPTAEGWSKAPNKSRRRGIVLSENALYHSLSLLPLVGYALLLFTLVDFVYLVVPPRLTDPIWQFEVMGGLVERIWAPLLGFVCIFYNRQEKLTRWQMRRLRLLSWFALLLGLTYLFLLPLGLGNTWRIHQFNKIQVEDQISREIFQVNQLRNRLQSATTISELNDVAQVVNFTVESPNNLATYRNQIRVKIDEAEQEFMRQVGIQWETQKLTLLKNSVKLNIGTILSGVWLILVWIRTHWARQRY is encoded by the coding sequence TTGTCTCAATCTGATCTTTCCCCATCCACCCCCCCCAACTCTGACCCATCCTCAGACCCCCCCTCCCCCAAATCTGCCAATCTTGCCCCACCCCCCACCGCTGAGGGGTGGTCAAAAGCCCCCAACAAAAGCAGAAGACGGGGGATTGTTTTGTCTGAAAATGCTCTCTATCATTCCCTCTCCCTCCTGCCCCTTGTTGGTTACGCCTTACTCCTCTTTACCCTCGTTGATTTTGTGTATTTAGTCGTCCCTCCTCGTTTAACCGACCCCATTTGGCAGTTTGAAGTAATGGGGGGATTAGTCGAACGAATTTGGGCGCCCTTATTAGGATTTGTTTGTATTTTCTACAACCGTCAAGAAAAACTCACACGCTGGCAAATGCGGCGCTTACGGTTGCTCTCTTGGTTCGCTTTATTATTAGGATTAACCTACCTCTTCCTCCTCCCCTTGGGATTAGGCAATACTTGGCGGATTCATCAATTCAATAAAATCCAAGTAGAAGACCAAATTTCCCGCGAAATTTTCCAAGTGAATCAACTGCGCAATCGTCTACAATCTGCTACCACTATTTCCGAGTTAAATGATGTGGCGCAGGTGGTTAATTTCACGGTGGAATCTCCCAATAATCTCGCTACCTATCGCAATCAAATCCGAGTTAAAATTGACGAAGCAGAACAGGAATTTATGCGGCAAGTAGGGATTCAGTGGGAAACGCAAAAACTAACCCTGCTCAAAAACTCTGTCAAACTGAATATCGGAACAATTCTCTCTGGAGTGTGGTTAATTTTGGTTTGGATTCGCACTCATTGGGCGCGTCAACGGTATTAA
- a CDS encoding AI-2E family transporter — protein sequence MKDLFNHLTTSQLMRYLLIFILGWVIIELLAYFEHIIIIFTFAAILAFLLNYPVQFLKRILPHTLAVGLVFGLTLALFVGLTIPLGITILAQAEQLLSQSPELLESLTEVLDDLQNVLANWNIRANVGAIEDQLQDQIIAGLGVGLSTLQSFLYNLVNLILIAVVAFFMLLDGLPIWELILKLFPPYLREPINTAIKENFLGFFWGRLLLSIFFGISCLIVFALLQVPYSLILAVIAGVFDLIPGIGATLGISLVTLILLPQGLWLGIKVLITCVVLQQVEENLLMPHIMKDSINLNPIIMFFALLVGARIAGLLGVFLAIPVAGVIVRLSQVETPKTDA from the coding sequence ATGAAAGACCTGTTCAATCATCTGACTACCTCCCAATTGATGCGCTATCTACTCATCTTTATTCTAGGTTGGGTCATCATCGAACTATTAGCCTACTTTGAACACATTATCATCATCTTTACCTTCGCCGCCATCCTCGCCTTTCTCCTCAACTATCCCGTTCAATTCCTCAAAAGAATTTTACCTCATACCCTAGCCGTCGGCCTTGTTTTCGGTTTAACCTTAGCCCTATTTGTGGGTTTAACCATCCCCTTGGGTATCACCATTTTAGCCCAAGCCGAACAACTTTTAAGTCAATCTCCCGAATTACTAGAATCCCTCACCGAAGTCTTAGATGATCTGCAAAACGTTCTAGCCAACTGGAACATCAGAGCCAACGTCGGCGCTATTGAAGACCAACTGCAAGACCAAATTATAGCCGGTTTAGGCGTGGGATTATCCACCCTACAAAGCTTTCTCTATAACCTAGTTAACCTCATTTTAATAGCCGTTGTCGCCTTCTTTATGTTACTCGATGGCTTACCCATTTGGGAACTAATTCTTAAACTGTTTCCCCCCTACTTACGAGAACCCATTAACACCGCTATTAAAGAAAACTTTTTAGGCTTTTTTTGGGGCAGACTCTTACTCTCCATTTTCTTTGGTATATCCTGTTTAATCGTCTTTGCCTTATTACAAGTTCCCTACAGTCTTATTCTAGCCGTCATTGCCGGAGTATTTGACCTGATCCCCGGCATTGGTGCCACCCTTGGCATTAGTCTTGTCACCCTGATCCTACTACCCCAAGGCCTTTGGCTCGGCATAAAAGTTTTAATTACCTGTGTTGTCTTACAACAAGTCGAAGAAAACTTACTCATGCCTCACATTATGAAAGACTCCATCAACTTAAACCCTATTATTATGTTTTTTGCCTTACTGGTTGGGGCGAGAATTGCCGGATTATTAGGAGTCTTTTTAGCCATTCCCGTGGCGGGTGTTATTGTGCGCTTAAGTCAAGTGGAAACCCCTAAGACAGACGCATAA